From Acinonyx jubatus isolate Ajub_Pintada_27869175 chromosome E2, VMU_Ajub_asm_v1.0, whole genome shotgun sequence:
CCGTGTGGTGCCCCCCTTGCTCTCCTTCTTCTCCACTCCTCGCattccctcccccctccgcccAAAGCAGGACGAGGGAGGACGTTGTCCTGTAGTTCTGAGCAGAGACTGGTCAGTCTCCACCACTCCCTGCTCTCTGGAGCGTGGCTCCCTTCTGCCCCCAGGATTGTGACTTCTGCCCAATGAGCCATCAACACCCACCTCCGAGGGGGGAATTAGGAAAGGGACACGTGTGCTTTGACCTGTGCACTGACCACGGACTTCTCTGGAGGGCACCACGCAGCTCTCCAGTGCTTGGCCTTTCTGCCATGGACCTTCCCACCCAGGGCGAGACTCCAGGGCCAGGCCTAGCTAAGGTCCCCTCCGACACACAAGCCTTACCCAGCCTTCCTCCCTGAGGACCTGTTTATCCACTTCCCCATAGTGGGAGGGCTTTCCGGCCCTCAGCACCTCCGGGGTCCAGGCTGAGGGGCCCAGCTAtccggggagggggtggtgccTTAGCAGTAGGGTATGGGGACTCCGGCGGAGCCCTTCAGGACATGGCTGCTCAGGGTGCTGTCTTGCTGGAGCTgtgcttctctccttccttccttggggaGTGCTGTGTGGGCTGTGGATGAGCCAGCTTCCAGGGGATGAGCCCTTCAGGAGGGAGGGTCACCAGCCCTCAGGCGGCCCTGACTGTGgtcttcctctgccccaggcGGAGACTGCTGCCAACCGGATCTGCAAGGTGCTGGCCGTGAACCAGGAGAATGAGCACCTCATGGAAGATTATGAGAGGCTGGCCAGCGACGTAAGTGCCACTCATCCCGCCCCTGGTGGCCCCACTAGAGCAGGAGGATTGGGTCACCTCTCGTTACCCTTGGCCGCAGGTCATGTGAAGCTTGCAGAGGGGCGAGCAGGTATGGCAGTGACACTTTCTAGATGAAGCCGGTATGTGACCTTCCAGGCTAGTTTCACAAGGCCTTAAGGGTCAGGCTGGCGTGTCACCTtgctccctggctccctccgTCTTGAGCTTGGGTTCTTACAGAGGTACTCAAGGAGAGTTCTTGAACACCCCCACCAGACACGGTGACAGGACTGGGGCTTGTCGTGGCGGGCCCTGTGCTCTCCACAACCGCCCTGGGAGGAGGGAACTCCTGTTACCCCCTTCTCCAAGCggagaaacagacccagagaggctCAAGCACCAGGCATGCGGCTGGTGCAGTAGAGAgccggggtttgaacccaggcagtcccACTCCAGAGCCTGAACCCAGAAAGTCAGCTGGGAATGTGGGTGTTTAGTAATTGTCTTCTGGATTCCCTCCTGTGTGTTGaaaatttccatattaaaaaaacaaaaacattgaagCTCCCCAAGAGCCATGGTTTGACTGCTCTTCCAGACTAGTGGTTCCCGGACTTTGAAGTTTCATGGATCAGGAATATTTGGAAAAGTATTTGACAGCCAAACTATAGTGACCAGCTTTTTGTTTTGCCAAgttaaggatatttttaaaagaaaaggctaACCAAGGTGCCTGATTGGCTCActtggtggagtgtgcaactcttgatcttggggttgtgattcgagctccacgttgggtatacagattacttaaaaaaaaaaaaaaaagaaagaaaaagctaccATTTGTTACCACCATCCTTTCTATCAccaagaaaaagttaaaaggttATATCTTGGGATCCCATCCCTTCCTAAGAAAGGGCATTTGGCTCCTTGCATCAAGATATAAAGACACATAGatacctttttccttccttttttctttttgccagaaCTTGGCATTTGGGAACCACTTCTTTTAAGTGTATCTACGGTAGACAATAGCTGGTTTTACTCTTCTAGAATGCccggtttgtttgcttgtttatacCCGGCCCGCCACGACAAGCCCCAGTCCTGTCACCGTGTCTGGTGGGGGTGTTCAAGAACTCTCCTTGAGTACCTCTGTAAGAACCCAAGCTCAGATACAAGCGGCTCATCAAAACACacgtcacttttttttttttttttttttttttttcaattttgctttCAAATTGAAAGTCCATGCATGGTGCCTTGGCCTCCTTAGAGGAAGCCTGGCATGCGGTGGGCTCTTCCCTTGATGCGCTTACGGCCCACGAACGAGGAGGCAGTGAGACGTCTCTCTCAGACGATGCTGAGCTCACTGAAATGGCGCTAGTGAGGTCATGTGGTGGGAGGTGATGGGAGGGATGCTGGAGTTGAGGCCCCCTTAGATCCGAGAAGAAGGAAGACCGGGAACAACGGCATGAACAGGAAGTAAGCAGAGAACAGCACGGCGGCTCACAGGGGGCGTGCATCCCCGTACTTCCCGGCCGTAGGATCCCAGTGGGGATCATGGGGAAGCcaggctggggagcaggggtgaTCCCCTAGACGGGGCCCCTGAAGACCCATATCCCTTGCACCCGTGCGCGGGGCGAGGCCCTTCCCGGCACCCTGAGGCTTGTCGCGGGCCCACAGCTCCTGGAGTGGATCCGACGCACCATCCCCTGGCTGGAGGACCGCGTGCCGCAGAAGACCATGCAGGAGATGCAGCAGAAGCTGGAGGACTTCCGGGACTACCGGCGCGTCCACAAGCCGCCCAAGGTGCAGGAGAAATGCCAGCTGGAGATCAACTTCAACACACTGCAGACCAAGCTGCGCCTCAGCAACCGGCCTGCCTTCATGCCCTCCGAGGGCAGGATGGTCTCGGTGAGcgccgggggggggagggggggggggacggggccCGGGAGGCACAGCCCAACTCCCAGGCCAGCCTGTGGCCTGCAGAACTGCAGAGGGGCGGCTCTATACCACCCCAGGCTTATCGCGGGGCCAGCGCTGGCTTTCTTAACTAACAGGCACAGCCTATGGGGTGCAGGGGTGTGGTAGGGGGCCCGCTTGACCCTTCACCGCGGTCCACCTCCCCCATCACTCCTTAGAATTTTAAACCCACCCCCAAGCCCACACCTTATTTTGTGTGGCATTATTTCACTTTGGACCCCCAGTTGGCCATGATTCCAGACCACCATGTGCTCAAGGCCCCTTTTCAGGAGAGGGATGGTATTCAGCGGACAGTCACCGGACTCTCGTAGCGCCATCCATGGCATTCATTCattatcacttattcatttaatGCAAAAACTGGATCGCACCTGCCGTGTGCCGGGGCCCATCTAGGCATCTGGATACAGCAAAGCAGGGGATAGAGGTGACCCCAGCCCCTTGCCGCTGCCCGCCTTCACCTCAGCATCCCTGGCCCCTTTGTGAGCCCTGTCCTCTCGTGTCCTCATAGGATATCAATAATGGCTGGCAGCACCTGGAGCAGGCAGAGAAAGGCTACGAGGAGTGGCTGCTGAATGAGATCCGCAGGCTGGAGCGGCTCGACCACCTGGCAGAGAAGTTCCGGCAGAAGGCCTCCATCCACGAGGCCTGGACCGATGGTACGGTCCCCCAGCTCCCTCGGGCACATGCACGCGTGTGCACCCACAGCGCCTCCTGTGTTGTTGGGTCTGTTTGTCAGGCCCCCTTTTCCTGCTGCTTGGGGATGAGCCTGTCAGAAATGCCATTTCTGGGTTCACCCGGCCCCAGGCAGCAAGCAACACTTTGGAGCCAGGTCCTCCTTGCCGCCCACCCTGCTCTGGCCTCAGAGATTACTTCCAGGTGGGCCCCTTCCTGGACGATTGGAGGCTGTCATCTAGGAATGCGGCCGAACTTTATGCGACTCCATCGAGAAGTGACCCTATCCCTGTCCATTCTGCCGTGTCCTCCCCGAGGATGGTGACCGTGCCGGGGCAAGGGAGTGGGCTCTCCCATCCCTGGAAACCTGTGTTCAGATGTTCCGCCCACCTTCCCTCTCCTACTCCTTTGTGACTGTGGACTTCACACTGAAGAGCCCGTGCTGGTTGGGCCTGTGTGCCTGAGCTTGGTCCTTAAGGGCAAGGCCAGGGAGCCGCCTCTCAGTTCTGTTGCCTGAGCTGCAGATGGAGCTTGCTGACCACCTGTGCTCCCCTGGGAGCTCCTCCTCCCCCGCAGCCGCCTGTTCCCCGGCTCCGGGTGTGGGATCCCATCACATCCCCAGCCCTCGGTCAGGACCCGCACCGTGGTTGAGATCCCGAATCCCAGAGGTCTGAAAGCCTTTGGAAAATGGCCAGTGCCTGGGAAAGCCAAGAGCCGGGACTCATGCCCTCCCACTCTGGCTGCCTCCCTCCCAACTATGCCCTACCACCACCGCTCTTCCTGGCTGATGTCACACTTCTTGTGTTGCTCAGTGTGAGGTTTCATCCTTCCACCCCCACCGTCCCCCACGAGACCCTCACTGAGCCTCTGGGAGCTCCTCCAGCCCCCATCTACCCAGCGGTGGGGCAGGTGGCCCCAGCACTGGCCAGATGCTGAGATCTTGCTAGAAGCACCCATTCGgagcccaccccgcccccgccggcctTCGAGCATGCAACTCTGCGGGATCCGTAGACCTGGGCCTACGTCCCCCGTGTCCCTGGCTGCAGTTCAACTGATGCCCTCCTCACACCAGTGCAGGCCTCCGTTTTCCAGCAGCAGCGGCCAGATCCAGAGCAATACCCTAATCCAGCCTCTGCTGGGGAAAGAATGCGGAGGAGGCGACGAAGAGCCAGCTCGGGCCAGGGATGCAGGCGCCTCCTGCCTTGCAGAGGCGGCGTCCACGATGAGGGGGGTGTTGTCATTTGGTTCATcccctcatttattcattcattcgccTCTTCCTTGAGCACAGCAGCTTCCCAGGTGGGCGAGGTCCCTGCCCAGGGAACTGACGAGCCAGCCGACCCTGGCATTTCTTTAGTCAGGGGGCCCTTGCGCACACAAGTGGGTTTTACAGCATCCGTGTTCCCCAGCTGGACTCCGCTTTCTCCTCCTGTCATTACCCATGTCCTGCATCTCCATTGTCTTCCCACCAGCGCTAGGTGGCTTCCCCATGGACCTCCCTTGGCCCATGTTATCAGCTCTTCAATCCCTCACCTGGAGCCGCAGGAGGCTCTGGGAAGATGGTTTCCTGAGGCCGAGGGGTGTGGGTGTAATGGCCCGCCAGAGTTCCTTTCCTGGGAACGACTGGGACTGGCCTTCACTCAAAGGAGAAGTTGGCTCAGCCCCTAGCCAGGGCCCAACTGGTTCAGCGGCCTCCACACGCCCCTGTCgcacccctgcctccctgcagGCGCTTTGGCATCTGGCCTTCCGCCTCGCGTCAGCCTGAAGCCCCCAGGCGGGCTTGCCCACTCTCGTTCCCAAGACCTGAAGCTTCTGTCCCCTGAACCACTCGATTGTGCAACACGGGAGGACAGACTGACCTCCTGGCCCCTCTGTACTCCTGGGATCCAGCGGTAGTGGCCTTCTTTCCCCGGGGGGTGGGCCCAGAGAGCGGGTTGAGCCACCatcattctgtgcctccctcaccaCCCGCCACAGCCTGCCGGGGCAAGGGTCCAGGTGGATGCTTTGCAGAGGGTTTTGGATTCTCTgggggaaaagataaaaatgagccCCTGGGTCCCTACTGTGGCTTCCCCTTGGCCTGAATCCAAGGCATCCATGGCCCCGGGCCATTCCTCCCGGatcccccccctgccccgcccgtGCACCCCTTGCCAGCTCTGTTGCAGAAACTCTGCTGAGGCAGAGAAGCGGTAACCTACTATTTGTGGTTCCCACCCTTGGGAGACAGCAGTTTGGGGAAGGGAATTGCAAGCTTGCCTTTGTGGCTAAGCCTCCTGCCCCAGCGCCAGGCCCTGTCCTCGGGGTGGAGGAGATGCGATGGTGCTGGTTCGGCGCCCGCCCTTCCCAAACGTCACCTCACTGAGACTTGAGACTGGACACCGCCGtcggccccattttacagatgaggggacAGGTGGGGAAAGGCCACGTGCCGTCCCTCCGCTCTGCATTGCCGCTCTGGTGCCAAGCTGAGTGAGGAGCAGGGTCTCTGAGCTGCCACTCCAGGGGTACCCCGAGGTGGCTTGCCTGAAGCAGAACACCTTGAGGAGCCGGGGGTCCCAGTCACCTTCCCAGGCTGGCATTCCGCTCCCCCCACGTCTGCGATACCGCACCGCACCGCGCTTGCAGGGCTTACTTACTTGAGCTTCTGTCCTGGGGTATGTAATTAGCCAGGCTCCAGGACTAATAACAGTGTTCCTCTCTTCCTTCAAAGGGCCTGACAATGGGCCCCACCTCACTGCACACAGAAGGCCGGTGGGATGGCGTAGGACACGTAGGTGTGTGATAGGACCCCACCCCGAGGGAGCCTGGCCTCTAAGTGCCAGGGGGCAGGCACAAGGGGTGGGGCCCCTGGAGAACTCTGACACTCTCACACTTGCCCTTCCGTCGCTCTGCTGAGGCCTGGGCTGCACCCCCTGCCGCCTCTCCAGATGTCGGCCCTCCACAGATGGCAGCCGTGGGAGCCGTGGGAGAACTGACCAGTTCTGGTCCACCAATAAAGGGCCCTAAGTTCGGAGCACGCAGGTTGGATTGGGATATCTGTCTCAGACCCACTGGCCCCACAGTGTCTCCTAGCTCCGTCCAGGATATACTTGGGCTTAGAGATCCCTTgaaaaggcaaggagaaaggTTCTGGAAGTTTCTAGCCTTCACAGCACCATCCCCAGTGAGGCAGGATGTAAGGTCCGTACCCCGTTTCCTTCCCTGTGGTCAGACGACCCTCTGGACTCCCACTGCCCTGTTGTCCGAACACCTCCTgctgtctgccccaccccaggaAAGGAGGCCATGCTGAAGCATCGGGACTACGAGACGGCCACCCTGTCAGACATCAAAGCCCTCATCCGAAAGCACGAGGCCTTCGAGAGCGACCTGGCCGCACACCAGGACCGCGTGGAGCAGATCGCAGCAATTGCCCAAGAGCTCAAGTATGTGTGGCCTGTCGTGTCCCTGCCCCACTGTGGGGGCAACGTCCCGAGGTCcagccctctccacccccaccgtCTCATTTCAGATGTCAGGGAAGGGCCTTAAGGGATGATGCCCACCTTGTCTTAACCCCAGATGAGGATAGTGGGACCTGTATTCTCAGGCAGAAGGTCTCTGAGCCCTTTCCTGATTGCTTAGGCTGTAGTAGTCCCTGAGACTCTACCTTTTGCCTGCCACACCAaccaggacccccacccccaccccctgatGTGGTGGGCGGCCTAGCCCCTGCTGTTGCCACCGGCTCCTCCCTAAGGGGACTGGTCTGCACAGAGAGCCCATTGTTCTGCCCGGCCCCTTTCCTCTCTTGCTCAGAATACACTTATTGTGCGAGCTTCCAGGCAGCCGGGTTCTTTGCCCTCCGTTCCCCGCCCCAGTCAGATAAACTTGTGCACACAATTAGTACACTGAACCTCCAGAGCCGGTGAATGGAGCCTTATTCCACCAGCACAGCGGCCAACGGCAGGGACGGCCCAGGGAGCGGGAGGCCGAGGCCATTACTTCATGGAAAATCTGCAGGCCCTGGAGGGGCAGCAAGGCTCCCAAAATAGCCGTCTGCTCAAAAATAGGAGGCTTGGCTGGAGCTGCCCTTTCCGCAGACACCCCCACCCTGCCGGTCATCCCTAAAGTTCTGCTTGCTCCTATGAGGCCAGCAGTGGTGCCTGGTGGAGCCCCTCGCCAGGCAGGGCCTGTTTCCTCCCTGACTCGCGCCCTCAGCACTGCCCAGTTGCTTTGAGGGTTCCCCATTTGCTCACTCGTGAGGCCTTCACCGTACTGGGAAGACACAGTCTCTATTGGTCACTATTAGGGGCACCTCTAGGGGTCTTGCAGCCTCTTCTAGTGTTGAGCCTCTGTCCCTGGCACGCCCAGGTCGAGGAGAGTGAGGTCACATGTGAGATGCTCATAGGGGTCACAGGAGGTGGGCGTGTTCCACCACTGACAGGCGAGCTCCTAGAAGCTGGTGGGAAACAGTCTTGGAGTAAGTCCATGGGCACCGAGAACGCTGTGTGGGACCTGTTACCCAGAGCCAGGGAGCAGGTGGTCACTGAGACAGCTTTTCTGGACCGTGGTGGCCCTGGACTGTTTGGGGTGCTGTCTGTTCCCCCCCGAAGATGAGTCAGAGAGCCAAGTGCTGGCCAGGGTGAGCCTGGACAGACAGCCTGGCTGAGCATTGgttaataacagcaacaaaaactcaGAGCACTCGGCGCTCTACACGCACCAGCTCGTGTAATCCCTCAGCAGCCCCATGTTATGGAAGGGGAACTGAGGCGCAGAGAGGccaagagacttgcccaaggtcacactgctgggGAGTAGCTGAGCCAGGACCAGAGCTCAGGCTGCCTACCCCTCTGTGGAGCACAGCCTTGTTGCCCCTCCTAGCCCCTTCTGGCCCCTGTGTCCCATCTGCCTGTCAGAGTCACCAGATGgtccccagccccatcccatGTCCTGTCCCTCCCAAAGTCGTTCCCTGCTGCCCACCCCTCATCAAGCCCCCAAGGTTTTGCCTGTACCCCGACTCCCTGGGAACCTCCCACTAAGAGGATCCGGTTCTGGAGCCCAGAAACtgatgggaggggcaggaggccaTGCTGGTGGCTGAGGGGCCAAGGACTATTGTGACAGTCCACGTTTTTCTTAGGTATGTTGCTAGTTGCTTAGAATGACATTGCAGGCtcattatccattttttcttaGTGCCCATTAAAATAAACcgctttaggggagcctgggtggttcagttggttaagcatctgactcttggtttcagcttgggatTTCAGCAGCAccgacagtacagagcctgcttgggatttctctctctctgtccctccccaggtctttctctctctctcaaaataaataaccaaaaagattttttttaatgaataaacccTTTTAACATCGCTGTTGCTACATTTACCTACTGGGTACCAGGGACTGCTCTCAGCACTTCATGTGCACTAGATAACTGGATCTCCACGGTATCCCCACGCctgtttcacagatgggaaaactgaggtatCCAGAATAGGGAATTCATGCATTCGGGGTCACACAAGTAGAAAATCAAAGAGCCGGGATTCAAACCGAGGGAATTTGGCACCCATCCTTTAACCAGCGTGCTCTGCTAGACTTTTGTAAGCAAACAAAGCAATTAGATACAAGCTTCGTTGAGGGCCACACTTTGGGGGCCTCTGCATTAGTGTGTAGtgagccctccacccccacccctgctgcccctCTGTTACCCCCTCCTATATTCCTCCTGCCTGGGGAGGGTCATGGGCTAGCGGGGTCATTGAAGACTGATCACCTTAAATGTTCGTGTCCCCCGGCGCCAGGGGGAGGGCAGGACCCAGCACAGCCTTGACTGCCCCCTGCTGGGTGTCATCGCCCatgctctcccccccaccccccacccccacccccgcagtgAGTTGGACTACTATGACTCCCACAATGTCAACACCCGGTGCCAGAAGATCTGCGACCAGTGGGACGCCCTTGGCTCTCTGACCCACAGCCGCAGGGAAGCcctggaggtgaggaggggcgACGTCCCCCGTGGAGCCCTGTGCCCCGAGACTCTCAGGACTGGGGGAGGGTGTGGGCGATGCCTGGACTCTTGAGCTTCCCCTGATGCTCCCTGAGGGAATATTCTCTGACCCTTTGGGGCCCTCGACcaccatccacccactcacctctgtctcttccctgccccGTATaccagaaaacagagaagcagcTGGAGACCATTGACCAGCTGCATCTGGAGTATGCCAAGCGGGCAGCCCCCTTCAACAACTGGATGGAGAGTGCCATGGAGGACCTGCAGGACATGTTCATCGTCCACACCATCGAGGAGATCGAGGTCCGCTCCCACCCGCGCTTCTTGTGGGACTTCCAAGGGCCCGGGCTGCCCCtcactcctccttctccttccaggGCCTGATCTCCGCCCACGACCAGTTCAAGTCGACACTGCCAGATGCCGACAGGGAGCGGGAGGCCATCCTGGCCATCCACAAGGAGGCCCAGAGGATCGCCGAGAGCAACCACATCAAACTGTCGGGCAGTAACCCCTATACCACCGTCACCCCGCAGATCATCAACTCCAAGTGGGAGAAGGTGGGCAGGCTCGCTGGTGGGACCAGGGCAGGGCTGGCCGGGTgagggccccgcccccgcccccgccccctgccgacTGCTGGTGCtcacacccccccaccctcccccaggtgCAACAGCTGGTGCCCAAGCGGGACCACGCCCTCCTAGAGGAGCAGAGCAAGCAGCAGTCCAACGAGCACCTCCGCCGCCAGTTCGCCAGCCAGGCCAACGTCGTGGGGCCCTGGATCCAGACCAAGATGGAGGTGAGGAGCCGGGGCTCCCGCTCCGGGAGCGACAGCAGCCTCAGGATTGGGAGAGTCAGTGATTTCGTTGCTGGAAGTGGCAGCACCAGCCAGAGGGAATCTTGGtggaggaggcaggtgggggagggtttGAGCctcggccctgccctgcctgctgaCCAGGAGGTCAGGTACAATGTAACTTTTCCTTGGTGTTCTCATCTCCGAAAGGGGGTGGAAACAGCCCTGGCACTGCCTCAGCAGATGCTTAGGGCACTGCTCCGTGGTGGCCCCGTTACGAGCACTGGTGTCTCGGGCTGGGCGGTCCGAGCACAGACCTCTATGGCGGGCTCACCCGTGACCCTTGGGTCCCGGCCCAGGGAGCCTGTAATGATGCTGACGGCAGCTCTGGGTGTGCCTGGTGTGCCTTCCGAGTGCTCACCGCAcgccaggcaccatgctgggAGGGGGCTGCGTGGCCACCGTGGGAACTCACGCTTCAGGTGCTCGTGCTCAGAAGCACAGATTCTGAAGCCGGCCGGGCCCGGGTCCAgatcctgcccctgcctctcacTGTGAACAGTTGCCATCTTTGGGCCTCACAGGGAGTCGAGGGAGTGCGGAGGTTGGGCATGGTGAGCCTTGGCCCAGAAACCGCCCCCGTGGCCGGTCGTGGCCGAGCATCCGGTAGCCTCCCTGACTCAGCAGCACCCCATCCCATGCAGGAGATCGGGCGCATCTCCATTGAGATGAACGGGACCCTGGAGGACCAGCTGAACCACCTGAAGCGCTACGAGCGCAGCATCGTGGACTACAAGCCGAATCTGGACCTGCTCGAGCAACAGCACCAGCTCATCCAGGAGGCGCTCATCTTCGACAACAAGCACACCAACTACACCATGGAGGTAGGCCCGCCGGCCGCGCGGCCCAGGCCTTTATTCCAGACGGTTTTGCTCAGTAGAAAAGACGTCTgccactttttctctttcctttttctctgaccGAAAACACTAGATCAAGtgtgtacacatttttaaaaaatcagtttcccACAATTCTTCCGTCACCATGACAACACGGCCTCAGGACGCCCCCTGGAAGAGCCGGGAGGGGAGCACCTGCCCCACTGTGAGCTCAGCAGTTTTGTTCTATCCAGTCGGCGCGTGCACCCGCTTGCCGTGCCCAGGTTGAAGCGTCAGCCTCTTGGTAGCCTGAGCTTGTCCACAGTGACACTTTACCATTAAAATGCACAGATCAGAGAAACCCAGTGTTTCCCCAGAAAGCTGGTTAAACGCTGCCCACCATACCTCTGCGGCTTCCACGTGGGTGCCGCACAGGTGCCGGGCCCTGGCCCTCACTGCTTCCGTCACAGGAGGACCCGAGCGCTTGGCAGGGGCACGGGGCGGTGCCGGGCCGGTCTCCCCATGTGCACACGCGGTGCGCAGgagagcctggggctgggggcgttTGGGAGAGCCAGGGCCAGCCCACCTCCGGGCCGCACGCCCTGTGTGAGGAGGGCCGGGTTCCAAGCCCCTGGCGGCCGCGGCTGGCTGCGGTAGACTTGGAGGCCGCCCCGGCCTGAGCCGTGGTCATCCCctcgccccacccccagcacatcCGCGTGGGCTGGGAGCAGCTGCTCACCACCATCGCCCGCACCATCAACGAGGTGGAGAACCAGATCCTCACCCGCGATGCCAAGGGCATCAGCCAGGAGCAGATGCAGGAGTTCCGGGCGTCCTTCAACCACTTCGACAAGGTGAGCGGTTTCCTCTGCCCCTGGCGTCTTCCCTCCCTGCTGTCGTCGTCCCATCCTGCCCCCACCGTCTCTGCATCTGTCCGTTCACCTCACAGTGCTGAGTACCAGTCACCACTCAGCGGGCTGGCAGGGCCCTGGCCGGCAGAGGGGGTGCAGGGGTGCGTCACCTTGACCCACAGCCTAGGTAGGGTTCCGCAGGATGAGGAAGGGGGGGGTCCCAAGTCCTGGCCCCGGGGCCGTGCGTCCTCGCCAATCTGCCCATGAGACCCTGGGATGGACTCGGTCCCGGCACACCCGAGATCTGACACCTGACCGTGCACCTGGCCCCCGCACACACAGAGCATTCTGAAAATTCAGGTCTGGTCTGGCAGGCCCGCCAGGAAGGCCCTGAGCGCCTGAGTTGGCTGCATTCCCCACCCGCCCTGCTGGGCCCCGCGCATCACGAGGTGCACGCTCAGCTCTGCACTGTCTGGCGGGGACCTGGTGTCCCAAGCAGGATGGAGTGTAATCTTTTTCTCCCACCCCAAATCCCAGAGGCCAGGAGAGCGCCCTGTTCCCcccgcccaggagccccaggactcAGTGCTCAGTTCTGTACCACTCagctcccacccctgctctggCCGAGGCCTTGGGCAGAGGCCTCTGACCGCCCTCCCCCCGCTCCACCGTCCCTGGCCATCACCTTGTCCATGTCACCTCTAACTCTGTGTTTCCCCCCCGAtgtgttcccctccccccgccctctgCATGTGACCCTGGCCCCTCTCCCCGCGTCTCCGTGCCGGCCTGGTCTCCACACCGCCCCTTGCACACACCCGCCTTTGGACGCCCGGCAGGACCACGGCGGGGCGCTGGGGCCGGAGGAGTTCAAGGCCTGCCTCATCAGCCTGGGCTACGACGTGGAAAATGACCGGCAGGTACGCGCCCCCCTGGGCCCCAGCGGACTGTGGCATTaactgctcttctctctctctctccttctctctgtctcccccctccctctcgcCACTCCACCCCTTGCCGTGTGTGTGCCATTTCACCGGCTCtcttgcctcctccctgccctgtgtctctctgGACACCTTCCCCCTTACCTGGTCTCTCGGGGCCACCTCTGTCTCCCCGGCT
This genomic window contains:
- the ACTN4 gene encoding alpha-actinin-4 isoform X3 codes for the protein MVDYHAANQSYQYGPSSGGNGAGGGGSMGDYMAQEDDWDRDLLLDPAWEKQQRKTFTAWCNSHLRKAGTQIENIDEDFRDGLKLMLLLEVISGERLPKPERGKMRVHKINNVNKALDFIASKGVKLVSIGAEEIVDGNAKMTLGMIWTIILRFAIQDISVEETSAKEGLLLWCQRKTAPYKNVNVQNFHISWKDGLAFNALIHRHRPELIEYDKLRKDDPVTNLNNAFEVAEKYLDIPKMLDAEDIVNTARPDEKAIMTYVSSFYHAFSGAQKAETAANRICKVLAVNQENEHLMEDYERLASDLLEWIRRTIPWLEDRVPQKTMQEMQQKLEDFRDYRRVHKPPKVQEKCQLEINFNTLQTKLRLSNRPAFMPSEGRMVSDINNGWQHLEQAEKGYEEWLLNEIRRLERLDHLAEKFRQKASIHEAWTDGKEAMLKHRDYETATLSDIKALIRKHEAFESDLAAHQDRVEQIAAIAQELNELDYYDSHNVNTRCQKICDQWDALGSLTHSRREALEKTEKQLETIDQLHLEYAKRAAPFNNWMESAMEDLQDMFIVHTIEEIEGLISAHDQFKSTLPDADREREAILAIHKEAQRIAESNHIKLSGSNPYTTVTPQIINSKWEKVQQLVPKRDHALLEEQSKQQSNEHLRRQFASQANVVGPWIQTKMEEIGRISIEMNGTLEDQLNHLKRYERSIVDYKPNLDLLEQQHQLIQEALIFDNKHTNYTMEHIRVGWEQLLTTIARTINEVENQILTRDAKGISQEQMQEFRASFNHFDKKQTGSMDSDDFRALLISTGYSLGDAEFNRIMSVVDPNHSGLVTFQAFIDFMSRETTDTDTADQVIASFKVLAGDKNFITAEELRRELPPDQAEYCIARMAPYQGPDAVPGALDYKSFSTALYGESDL
- the ACTN4 gene encoding alpha-actinin-4 isoform X2: MVDYHAANQSYQYGPSSGGNGAGGGGSMGDYMAQEDDWDRDLLLDPAWEKQQRKTFTAWCNSHLRKAGTQIENIDEDFRDGLKLMLLLEVISGERLPKPERGKMRVHKINNVNKALDFIASKGVKLVSIGAEEIVDGNAKMTLGMIWTIILRFAIQDISVEETSAKEGLLLWCQRKTAPYKNVNVQNFHISWKDGLAFNALIHRHRPELIEYDKLRKDDPVTNLNNAFEVAEKYLDIPKMLDAEDIVGTLRPDEKAIMTYVSCFYHAFSGAQKAETAANRICKVLAVNQENEHLMEDYERLASDLLEWIRRTIPWLEDRVPQKTMQEMQQKLEDFRDYRRVHKPPKVQEKCQLEINFNTLQTKLRLSNRPAFMPSEGRMVSDINNGWQHLEQAEKGYEEWLLNEIRRLERLDHLAEKFRQKASIHEAWTDGKEAMLKHRDYETATLSDIKALIRKHEAFESDLAAHQDRVEQIAAIAQELNELDYYDSHNVNTRCQKICDQWDALGSLTHSRREALEKTEKQLETIDQLHLEYAKRAAPFNNWMESAMEDLQDMFIVHTIEEIEGLISAHDQFKSTLPDADREREAILAIHKEAQRIAESNHIKLSGSNPYTTVTPQIINSKWEKVQQLVPKRDHALLEEQSKQQSNEHLRRQFASQANVVGPWIQTKMEEIGRISIEMNGTLEDQLNHLKRYERSIVDYKPNLDLLEQQHQLIQEALIFDNKHTNYTMEHIRVGWEQLLTTIARTINEVENQILTRDAKGISQEQMQEFRASFNHFDKDHGGALGPEEFKACLISLGYDVENDRQGDAEFNRIMSVVDPNHSGLVTFQAFIDFMSRETTDTDTADQVIASFKVLAGDKNFITAEELRRELPPDQAEYCIARMAPYQGPDAVPGALDYKSFSTALYGESDL